A window of Desulfuromonas soudanensis genomic DNA:
TTATTATTTTTCTAGGTTCTTCCTTTAATTTAAGTAGACATTCTATTTCAGATTCTAGCTTCCAAATATCTCTCAAAAATTCCTTTTGTTCGGTTGGGCCGAAGAAAGGGATTTTTAAAAGCTTTAAATGGTCTGCGTTTAAGCCTGGTTGACCTTTTTTACGATATGCTAAATCTTTTATTTGAAATTGTACGTATTCACTTCTTATTAAGTAATAAAGAAATTTTTGCGAATACATCTCATTACTTCGGAAAATATAAACGTGTTCGTTTACCATTACTTCATTATGAGGTAAGTTGAAAAAATCGGACACCAATGTTAAGAAATCTATCTTACGGAGGTGTCAACATGACAAGAGGTTCTAATGGCCGCTATTCGAAGGAATTTCGCATTGAGGCCGTAAAAATGGTGGTTGAAGGAGGTGTCGCTGTCTATGAGGCATCGCGCCAGTTATCCCTGCCGAAATCCACCCTTGAGAATTGGGTAAGGGCGTTCAAGGCCGGAAAGCTCAGTAATATCGGTGGCAAAGGCCAACAGCGCCCGCTGACCGAAGTCGAGCTGGAACTTGACAGGGTTAAACGAGAACTGGCCCAGGTCAAGCAGGAGCGCGACATCCTAAAAAAAGCCGCCGCGTACTTTGCCAAGGAGTCGCTGCCCGGTACGCGGTAATAAATCAACTTCGACCTGAGTACTCTGTCCCTCTGCTCTGCCAGAGCCTGGAGGTTTCACCCAGTGGCTATTACACCTGGCTGAAGCGCCCGGACTCACCTCGGCAGAAGGAGGAGGCACGGCTCGCAATCGAAATCAAGGCGGCTCACAAAAGAAACCGGGAAACCTACGGTCCCGAACGATTACAAACCGATCTCGCCGAGCATGGCGTTCAGGTCGGGGTCCATCGGATCAAGCGAATCCGCAAGAAACACGGGATTCGTTGCAAGCAGGTGAAGAAGTTCAAGGCGACAACAAACTCCAACCATTCACTGCCTGTCGCCGAGAACCTTCTGGACCAAAACTTTGCTGTCGAAGCTCCCAACCAGGTCTGGGTAACTGACATTACTTACATCCCCACCGCCGAAGGCTGGCTGTATCTGGCCGGGCATAAAGACCTCTTCACCGGAGAGATCGTGGGATATGCGATGGGCGAAAGAATGACGAAGAATCTGGTGAGTCAATCCCTATTCCGTGCCGTGTCAGTCAAGCGCCCGGCGACCGGGTTGATCCATCATTCGGATCGGGGCAGCCAGTATTGCGCCTTGGAGTTTCAGAAACTACTGAAGCAGTTCAATATGCAGACTTCGATGAGCCGCCGAGGTAACTGCTACGACAACGCCCCCATTGAGAGTTTCTGGGGGACACTGAAAAACGAATTGGTCCACCATCGTCGTTACGCCACCCGGTGGGAAGCGATGCGAGAAATCACGGAGTACATCGAAATCTTCTACAATCGTCAAAGGCGCCAGAAGCGGCTGGGCTACCTGTCGCCTGCTGCCTA
This region includes:
- a CDS encoding IS3 family transposase (programmed frameshift) encodes the protein MTRGSNGRYSKEFRIEAVKMVVEGGVAVYEASRQLSLPKSTLENWVRAFKAGKLSNIGGKGQQRPLTEVELELDRVKRELAQVKQERDILKKGRRVLCQGVAARYAVINQLRPEYSVPLLCQSLEVSPSGYYTWLKRPDSPRQKEEARLAIEIKAAHKRNRETYGPERLQTDLAEHGVQVGVHRIKRIRKKHGIRCKQVKKFKATTNSNHSLPVAENLLDQNFAVEAPNQVWVTDITYIPTAEGWLYLAGHKDLFTGEIVGYAMGERMTKNLVSQSLFRAVSVKRPATGLIHHSDRGSQYCALEFQKLLKQFNMQTSMSRRGNCYDNAPIESFWGTLKNELVHHRRYATRWEAMREITEYIEIFYNRQRRQKRLGYLSPAAYEQEYYKELSAA